The following is a genomic window from Amycolatopsis cihanbeyliensis.
GCGGCCGACCTGCCGGAGGCCACCGCGGGCGCCCTGGACGTCAAGCCCGCGCCGGCCCCGGCCGAGCTGGTGCGGCAGCGGGCCGTCACGCTGGTCGCGGCCTCGGCCGAGGAGCCGGGAGCCGCGGCGCTGATCGCCGCCGGGGCCACGGTGGTCGGCACCCCGGCGCCCGGGCTGGTGCGGGCCGTCGAGGTGATGGACCGGCTGCGTGCGCCAGGCGGGTGCCCGTGGGACGCGGTGCAGACCCACGAGTCGCTGCGGCAGTACCTGGTCGAGGAGACCTACGAGCTGCTCGACTCGATCGAGGACGGCGATCGCGCCGCGATGCGCGAGGAGCTCGGGGACGTGCTGCTGCAGGTGCTTTTCCACGCCAGGGTGGCTGCCGAGCACCCTGCGGACCCGTTCGGCATCGAGGAGGTCGCCGAGGTACTGGTGGACAAGCTCGTCGGCAGGCACCCGCATGTGTTCGCCGGCGCCGAGGTGGTGCACTCGGCCGAGCACCAGCAGTCGCGCTGGGAGGAGCTGAAACAGAACGAGAAGCGTCGTGAGTCCCTTGTGGATGGTGTGGCGTTCGGTCAGCCCGCCGCGGCGCTGGCGGGGAAGCTGGGTCAGCGCACCGGCAGGGCCGAGGTGCCGTTCGACCTGCTCCCCGCGGGAGCGGACGAGGGGGCGAAGCTGTTCCGGCTGGCCGCGGCGGCGCGCCGGGCGGGGATCGACCCCGAGGGCGAGCTGCGGGCGGTGGCCAAGGAGTTCGCGCGGCGGGTCCGCTCGGCCGAGCAGGCCGCCCGTGCGGACGGCAGGGACCAGGCGACCCTGGACGCGGATGGCTGGCGCCGGTACTGGCCGCGCTGACGCCAGTGCTGTCAGGAACGCGCGGCACGACCGGCTCGGCGAGGCCCGGAGTCCGGTCACGGCCGTCACCTCCGCGGGTCGCGCGCCCCGCCTCCCCGCTCGTGGACTCCGCCAAGCGCGCGCTTCTCCACTCACTACCGCAGGTCCCAGCGGTTCTCCGGCGCTCTGTCCCACGTAACCTGAACGAGTGGTCGAACCCGCTCAGTCCGGGCCCGGGGTGACCGAGCCCGCCGCTCGCCCGCCGCGCCGCTACGTGGGCCGGATCGTGCTCACCCTGGCGCTGATCGGCACCGCGATCACCCTGATCCTGACCATCGGTGTGCACCCTGACGAGGCCCCGGAGGAGCCGCCGCTGACCGTGCCGGAGCAGCGGCCCGAGCCGCGGGCGGCCGCGCCGCGGGCCGCGCTGGTCGCCCCGGAGGACCGGCCGAACGAGTCCGATCAGGAGGAGCTGGACGCCTGGGCCGAGCGGGTCGCCGAGGCCACCAGGGTGCCGGCGAGGGTGCTCGCCGCCTACGGGCGGGCCGAGATGTGGCTGCGCAACGAGCAGCCCGGATGCCACCTTTCCTGGGGGACCTTGGCCGGGATCGGCAGGGTCGAGTCCCGGCACGGCAACTTCGGCGGCGCCCGGATCGGCGCGGACGGCCGGACCACGCAGCCGATCGTCGGTGTCCCGCTGGACGGCTCACCCGGGGTCCGGAAGGTCCCGGACACCGACGGGGGGAAGCTGGACGGCGACCGGGCCTGGGACCGGGCCGTGGGACCGTTGCAGTTCCTTCCGGGCACCTGGCGGGAGTGGGGTGTGCGGGCCACCAGGGACGGCGAGCCGCCCAACCCGCAGAACATCGACGACGCCGCGGTGGCCGCGGCCCGCTACCTGTGCGCCGAGGGGCGTGACCTGACCGATCCGAACGGCTGGTGGGACGCCGTGCTCACGTACAACCGGTCCATCTCCTACGCCCAGGACGTGTTCAGTGGCGCCGACGCCTACGCCGCCGCCACCCTCCCCTGAAGGGCCGGTCAGGGTGCAGGGGGTCAGCCGTCGCTCAGGGCTAGGCGGGCGCTGACCTCGCCCACCGCCTCCTGGTACTCAGGAAGCGGGTACATCGCCCAGGCCATCCGCATCTGCCCCAACGCCTCCACCAGCCTGCCGAGCCGTTGCAGGGTCCTGCCGAGGACGAAGCGCGCGTAGTGGTCGGCGGGGTCCAGCTCGATCGTCCTGCTCAACGCCGTCTCCGCATGCCGGAGCTGCGCGGAATGGAAGTACGCGCGGCCGGCGAGTAGTTGCACGCTCGGCTTGTCCGGTTCGGCGTGCAACACCGGCGCCAGCGCCCGCAACGCTTCCAGGGGCGCGTGCCGCACCAGCTCCTCGGCCCGGCGGAACGCCTGGAACCGGGACTCACCGTGCGGTTCGGCTGCTGGTTCCTGATCGACCATGGTGGTCTCGACGGTACTCCCGACCCCGCCGAATCTCGAGCTTTTCGCCGCATGGCGCCCTTTCCAGGTTCCGCGGTCAACCGGTCAACAGCCGGGAGGGCCATACCGACCAACAGGCGGTACTCGCGTTCCGGGGTGAGTCGTGCACGCAGATCCACTGGGTCCGGGGTGCTGGTGCCGGTGAAGGCGATCCCGGTCCCGGCAAGGCCGGATCGCCGCCTGATCGGGGGCCGGCTTCCGCGGACGGCGGCTGTGCCTGATCGGCCGGCGGCCCGGGGACTTGCACGTGCCGATCACCGGCATGATGGACTTGTCCGCCATGAGCGACGACCAGGACAACACTCCGCGATATCTCGGCCTCGCGCCGTATTTGTACTACGCCGACGCCACCCAGGCGCTGGAATGGCTGGTACGGGTGTTCGGGTTCACCGAGAAGCTGCGCTATGAGGACGCCGCGGGTGCCGTGTTCCAGGCCACCGTGGCCGCGGGTGACGCGGAGGTCCAACTGACCTCGGTCGGTCCCGAGTACTGGGAGGCCAAGGGCGTGGACGGCCCGGTGGGCCAGCTCAACGTGGTGTACGTGGACGATGTGGACGCGCAGCACGCCAGGGTCAGCGCCGCGCTCGGGGACCATGTCGAGGTGTCCCGGCCGCAGGACCAGCCCTACGGCGCGCGACTGTTCACCGTGCAGGACATCGGCGGCAACAGCTGGACCTTCTGGCAGCGTGTCTCGGACACCGTCGAGCTGCCCGCGGGCTGGCGGGAAGTGCGCGCGGAATGAGTTCCGCCGCGTGCTACCTGCGTGCCTGCAGCGGGTGATCTCCGCCTGCCGCTACGCTGGGTGCCGACGTCGCTGGCACAACCGGGTGAGGAGTTAAGGCGTGGCGGTCATCGAGCAGGTAGGCGCCCGCGAGATTCTGGACTCGCGCGGCAACCCGACCGTCGAGGTGGAGGTCGCACTCGACGACGGGACGCTGGCGCGGGCCGCGGTCCCTTCGGGGGCCTCGACCGGGGAGTACGAAGCCGTCGAGCTGCGGGACGGCGACAGCTCCCGGTACGGCGGTAAGGGTGTCGAACGCGCGGTCGCGGCCGTGCTCGACGAGATCGGGCCGGACCTGACCGGCGTGGATGCCGTGGACCAGCGCATCGTGGATCAGAAGCTGGTGGACCTCGACGGCACGCCGGACAAGTCGCGGCTCGGGGCGAACGCCATCCTCGGCGTGTCGCTCGCGGTCGCCAAGGCGGCGGCCGACTCCGCTGAGCTCGAGCTGTTCCGCTACCTCGGCGGGCCCAACGCGCATGTGCTGCCGGTGCCGATGTTGAACATCCTGAACGGCGGGGCGCACGCGGACACGGATGTCGACATCCAGGAGTTCATGATCGCGCCGATCGGCGCCGAGTCCTTCCGCGAGGCGCTGCGCTGGGGCACCGAGGTCTACCACGCGCTGAAGGCGGTGCTCAAGGGCCGTGGCCTGGCCACGGGGCTCGGCGACGAGGGCGGCTTCGCGCCGAGCCTCACCAGCAACAGGGAGGCGCTGGACATCATCCTCGCCGCGATCCAGAAGGCGGGCTACACCCCGGGCAGGGACGTGGCGCTCGCCCTGGACGTGGCCGCCACCGAGTTCTTCGCGGACGGTGCCTACACCTTCGAGGGCAACAAGCGCAGCGCCGAGCAGCTGATCGGCTACTACACCGAGCTGGTCAACGACTACCCGCTGGTCTCCATCGAGGACCCGCTCGGCGAGGACGACTGGGACGGCTGGGTGCGGCTGACCGCCGAGCTCGGCGACCGGGTCCAGCTGGTCGGCGACGACCTGTTCGTCACCAACCCGGACCGGCTGGAGGAAGGCATCACCCGCCGCGCGGCGAACGCGCTGCTGGTGAAGGTGAACCAGATCGGCACGCTGTCCGAGACGCTGGACGCGGTGTCCCTCGCCACCTCCTACGGGTACAAGAGCATGATGAGTCACCGGTCCGGGGAGACCGAGGACACCACGATCGCCGACCTCGCGGTGGCCACCGGTGTCGGGCAGATCAAGACCGGCGCACCGGCCCGCAGCGAGCGGGTCGCCAAGTACAACCAGCTGCTCCGGATCGAGGAGACACTCGCCGACGCGGCTCGTTATGCCGGCGATCTCGCCTTCCCGAGATTCACGCCGGAGGGCTGAGGCCGTGGCGGAACGGCGCAGGCCACGGCGCAGGAGTACGGGAGGACGGGCCCAGGGCTCGTCCTCCCGGCGCCCCGAGCGGGCGCGGCGCGAAGGGCGCAGGGCACGGCTGCGGCGCGGGCTCAGCGCGAAGCGTGCCTCCGGCGCGGCCAAGGTGCTCGGCCTCTCCAACACCCGCAGGGCCGCGGTGGTGGCGATCGTGCTGTGTGCGCTGGCGTTCACCATCGCGGTGCCGCTACGGACCTACCTGATCCAGCGTTCCGAGGTCGCGGTGCAGGAGCAGCGCATGGCCGAGCTCGAGCAGGAGGTCGCCCGGCTCGAGGCGCGCAAGGCCGAGCTGTCCGACCCGGCCGAGGTCAAGGCCGAGGCCCGGCGCAGGCTACGGTTCGTGCTGCCCGGCGAGACCCCGTACATGGTGCAGCTACCGGAGGACGAGCGGCGCGCGCGGCAGCCGGGCGGTGAGCAGCAGCCCCCGCCGAAGGGCACCTGGTACGAGCGGCTCTGGGACAGCGTTTCTCGCTAGTCTCCCACCAGCGTTCCCACCAGTGTTCCCGCCCGTGATCCCACCGGTATCCCGCTCGTCGGCTTCCGCCATGGCGGTCCTAAGCTCACCCGGGTGAGCAGTACCGAGTTGCCCCGGCTGGAGCCGGTGTCCGAAGCCGACCGGGCGGTGATCGCGGAGCAGCTCGGCCGGCCGCCGCGTGCCCTGCGCGCGGTGGCCGCGCGGTGCCCGAGCGGTCATCCATCGGTGGTCCAGACGAACCCCCGACTGGAGAACGGCACCCCGTTCCCGACCCTGTACTACCTGACCTGCCCCAGGCTGGCCTCGCTGGTGGGCGGGTTGGAGGCGTCCGGGCTCATGCGCGAGATGACCGAGCGGCTCGGCGCCGATCCCGAGCTGGCGGCCGCGTACCGGCGGACCCACGAGTCCTACCTCGCCCAGCGGGACGCGATCGAACCGCTGGGACACCAGGTCACCGCCGGCGGCATGCCGAACAGGGTGAAGTGCCTGCACGTGCACCTGGCGCACACCCTCGCCTGCGGGCGGGACGTGAATCCCTTCGGCGACGAAACCCTCGAACTGCTCGCCGCGGAGTGGCCTGCGGGAGACTGCGCGCGGTAACGCCTGGCAGGGCGATACTGATACCTGGTCGGGGACGGAACCGAGGTCGGCCCGAGTGACTCGTACTACAGAGTTTTCACACCGGCTGAACAACCATCGGGGTGTACCGCTGTCGTCGGTAGGGGAGTGTGGGGCGTGCGGGTCAATCGGGTACCGGAGGTCGCGGTCGGCGCGATCCGAAGATTCGCGGTGCGGCACAAGGTGGCCACCGCCATGCTCGGTGGGACCCTCGCCGTGCTGCCCGCCTTCGCCGCCGGCGGTGGCACCGCGAACTGGGCGAACACCGCCAGCACCGAACACAGCGCGAATCTCGCGCTGGTCGGCGGCTACGACCCGGGGATCAGCCGGGTCGGGGTGGACGGCAGCCTGCCCGAGCAGCCCGACCCGGAGACGCTGCCCGCCTACGAGTTGCCGAGCGGCCCGTTGGGTATTCCGGGTTCGGCGTTGAAGGCGTACCGGAACGCGGCGGATATGGTGGGGGTTGAGCAGCCGGGGTGCCGGATTGATTGGGCTTTGATCGCGAGTATCGGTCGGATCGAGTCGAATCATGCGCGTGGTGGGTATGTGGATGGGGACGGGAACACGTTGGAGCCGATTCTGGGTCCGGTGTTGAATGGTGTGGGTCCGGTGGCGGCGATCGCGGACACCGATGGTGGGCGGTATGACGGGGATGCGGTGTGGGATCGTGCGGTGGGGCCGACGCAGTTCATTCCGTCGACGTGGCGGGGGTATGCGGCGGATGGTAATGGTGATGGGGTTTCGGATCCGAACAATATTTATGATGCGACGGTGGCGACGGGGCGGTATTTGTGTTCGGGTGGGTTGGATATGGCGGTGGATGGTGAGTTGCGGGCGGCTGTGTTTCGGTACAATAATTCGCGGACGTATGTGAATACGGTGGTTTTGTGGGCGGAGGCGTACCGGCAGGGGGTGACGCCCACCCCGGACAGCGAGGTCCCCGTCGGCGCGCCCGAGGTGAACAGCACGACCCCGGCACCCGGCGCGGTGCCCCCGCCGCCGACCCCGGCGCCGGACCTGCCCGGTTCCACCGGTCGACCGAACCCGCCCACCGGTACCGGCGACAACCAGCTTCCCGGGGAGAGTTCCTCGCGGACGGCGACCACGACCTCGCAGGACCCGCCCACCTGCGAGACGACGACCACGACCACCACGACCACCACGACCACGACCACGTCGACCACCACGAACCCGGACTGCGAGGGGGACGACGACCCCGAGGACGATCCCTCCGGCGAGGTGACCGGCACGTCGACGGACTGAGTCCTGGCCGGTGGTTACCCTTTGGCCATGCCTCGTGTTGCCGCCATCGACTGTGGAACCAACTCCATCCGCCTGCTGGTCGCCGAGCTGACCATCCGGCAGAACGGCACCGTCGACCTGCGTGACCTGCATCGGGAGATGCGGATCGTGCGGCTCGGCCAGGGTGTCGACGCGACCGGGCGACTCGCGCCGGAGGCGCTGGAGCGCACCAGGGCGGCACTGGTCGGCTACGCCGCCGTCGCGCGGCGCGAGGGCGCCGAGCAGGTCCGCATGGTCGCGACCTCGGCCACCCGGGACGCGAGTAACCGGGACGAGTTCTTCGCCATGACCCGCGAGGTACTCGGCGTCGAGGCCGAGGTGATCACCGGCGACGAGGAGGCGCGGCTGTCCTTCACCGGCGCGGTCGGTGAACAGGATCCGGGCGACGGCCCGTTCCTCGTCGTCGACGTCGGCGGCGGCTCGACCGAACTGGTGCTCGGCACCTGGGACGGGCGGCAGGCCGAGGTCAGCGCGGCCCGCTCGGTGGACATCGGCTGCGTGCGGATCACCGAACGTGCCTTGCGCACCGACCCGCCGACCGATGCCGAGGTCGCCGCGGCCCGCGAGTTGGCGGCCGAGATCCTTGCCAAGGCCTACGACATGGTGGACGTGGCGCGGGCCGCCACCTGGATCGGCGTGGCCGGCACCATCACCACCCTGTCCGCGGTGGCGCAGGAGCTGCCGGAGTACGACTCCGGGCGCACCCACCGGTCCAGGCTGTCCCGAGCGGACATCGACGGGGTCGCCGGGAAGCTGCTCGGTGTCGACCATGAAACCCGGGCGGCCAACCCGGTGATCCACCCCGGCCGGGTGGACGTCATCGGCGGCGGCGCGGTGATCGTGCAGGTACTCGCCGAGCAGTTCGCCGAGCGCGGCGGGCCCGCCGACCTGGTGGTCAGCGAGCACGACATCCTGGACGGCATCGCGCTCAGCCTTGCGTGACCCGGCCTGACCTGGCTCGGCCGTTCGGACCCCATACTTTCGTCGGGTCTTGGGCGCCCACGCGTGTGTCTCCCGGTAGGGCGACCTCCACCACTGCCGAGGAGGAAAACGAGTGAGAAGATCAAAGCTTTTCCTGGCAGCGCTGGCCGTACCCCTGGTCGGCGGGATCACCGCGGTCGCCGCGCCCACCGCGGCGGCGCAACCACAGTTGGCAGGCCCGGCCACCGAGTTCACGGTGCTCGCGGCCGAGGGGCAGAGCGTCGGAGCGGCCGAGCAGGCGGTCCGGGAGGCAGGCGGAACGGTGTTGCGCAGCAACACGGCGGTCGGCCTGATCACCGCGACCGCGCCGGCGAGCGGCTTCGCCGAGCGGATGGCCGCCGCGCCCGAGGTGTTCGGGGCCGCGCAGGCACGACCGATCGGTAAGGCGCCGACGAAGAAGGCCGCGCCGGATCCGGACAAGGTGGAGAAGGAGCACCACCGGGCCGCACCCGGCCACGCGCGTTCCGGTCGGAAGCCGGCCGAGCCGGTGGGCACCGACCCGCTGGACGACAAGCTCTGGGGGCTGAAGTCCACCCGCTCCGACCTGGCGCGGAACAAGCAGCCGGGGGACCGGCGAGTCAAGGTGGGCGTGATCGACACCGGGGTGGACGGCTCGCACCCGGACATCGCGCCGAACTTCGACGCCGCGGCGTCGCGCAACTTCACCAGGGACATCCCGGCCGACGAGAACGGCACCGAGGTGGACGGGCCCTGCGAGTTCCGCGGCTGTGTCGACCCGGCCGATCACGACGGCAACGGGCACGGCACCCACGTCGCGGGCACCATCGCGGCGGCGGCGGACGGCTTCGGCGTCTCCGGTGTGGCGCCGAAGGTGAGCCTGGTGAACATCCGGGCCGGGCAGGACTCCGGGTACTTCTTCCTGCAGCCCGCGGTGGACGCGATCACCTATGCCGGCGACGCGGGCATCGACGTGGTGAACATGTCCTTCTACATCGACCCGTGGCTGTACAACTGCACCTCGAACCCGGCCGACACGCCGGAGCAGCAGCGGGCGCAGCGCACCACCATCGCCGCGGTCAACCGGGCGCTGGGCTACGCGCACCGCAAGGGCGTCACGCTGGTCGCCTCGCTCGGCAACTCGCATATCGACCTCGGCGACCCGCCACCGGACAGCAGCAGCCCGAACTTTCCGGCGGGCAACGAGCACGACCGGGATATCGACAACGACAGCTGCGTCACGCTGCCGATCGAGGGCTCGCATGTGCTCGGGGTCGGCTCCTTCGGCCCGTCCCAGGCCAAGGCCGACTACTCCAACTACGGCGAGGAGCAGATCTCGGTGTCCGCCCCCGGCGGGTACTACCGGGACTTCTTCGGCACCGACTGGTTCCGCACCAATGAGAACCTGATCCTCTCGGCGTACCCGCGCAACATCGCCGTCGCCGAGGGCGCGGTGGACGAGGACGGCAACGTCACCCCGGAGGGCGAGGAACTCGGCGTGCAGAAGGCCACGGCTCCGGACGGCCGGGTGGGGTACTACCAGTATCTCCAGGGCACCTCGATGGCCTCACCGCACGCCAGCGGGGTGGCCGCGCTGATCGTGTCCGAGTACGGCAAGTGGCGACGCGGCGGGTTCGGCTTGGCGCCGAACGCCGTGCAGCGCGTACTCGAGGGCACGGCGGCGGAGATCCCGTGCCCCGTGCCCCGCACCGTCGACTACCTGGACGAGGGTCGGGACGAGTCGTACACCGCGACCTGCACCGGTAACCCGGAATTCAACGGCTTCTACGGCAACGGTGCCGTGGACGCCTACTCCGCCGTGACCCGCGGCGCCCGCTACCTCCGCTGATAACCCCTGCTGTGAGTGACCCGTTCATCGCGAGATCCGCGGTGAACGGGTCACTCGCTGCGGTCGCCTGCTACCTGGGCCGGAGGAACCCGCCGTGGTCCAGCGCCGCCCGGATGAAGTCGCCGCCGATCTCCTGAGCCTCGTCGGCATGCCCGCGGACACGGGTGGGCCGGTCGTCCGGCTGGTCGATCACCCGGTCCCCTTCCGCGTGGGGGTGCTGCCAGTGCCCGCCGCAGTCGCGGGTGCAGGGCACCTCCACGGTGCGCAGCACGCCATCCGGACACGGCTGTTGCCAGGACATCGTGCCGGTGTCCTGGCAGAGGTCGCAGGTGGGTTGGCTAGTCATACACCTCGCCCGTCCCTCCGCACCGTGTGCAGTATGCCGAGCGACTCTCGTCGTTCGGGTCGAGCCCGTTGCCGAGGCAGATCGGACATGTACGTGGTCCCGCCATAGCAGGGCCATCGGCAAGCCCGCCCCGGCACACAAGAGGCCGAACGGGTGCCGAACGGGTTCAGCGGCGCGCCGAGGCCCGGGAGCGTTCCCACGGGGGAGGCGGAGAGACGGAACGCCCTCGGGTCGGGGAGGGGAACCGGCAGCGTCCGGGGCTCAGCAGCCGCACCACCACCCGGCAGACAGGCCGATCGACTGCACCAGCGATACCGCCAGGGCGAGCAGCACCAGCACCAGCAGCGGCCGGTCCTGCCGCGGGATCATCGGCGCGCTCCGCTCGCCCGGCCACCGCGTGCCGCCTCACGAGCTGCATCGTCCTGCGCCTCGTGGAACTCCTCGCACCGGGTGGCGTGCTCGGCGGTCGGGTAGGTCGCCTTGCAATGCCAGCAGGTCCGGGCCTCCCGCGCCAGCCGGTCCCACCCGGCGACATCGGCCCTGTCCGCGCGCAGCGACGCGAACTCACGCGGCGGCCGATGCCTGCGCCTCACCGCGGCACCCCTTGCCACCCGCCCCAGCCGCCGAGCACCGGCGGCACATCGGTCAGCTCGGCCCGGCGCCGCTCCGCATAGGCCGCGCACGTCTGGCATTTCGGCGGGTCGACCGTCACATGGTCCTCGTGCACGATCCGCTGATCGACGCACGCGATGATCCCCCGTATCCCGCCGTTCTCCCGACCGCGGGAGTAGCCGGTGATGTAGTGCAGCTCGCCCCGCCACGCAAGCCATCCCGGAGGGGACGAGGGCCAGTCGCCGTCCGTCATAGGACGAACGCTAAGCGCGATGTGACGCGCTTGTGTTTACAAACTGTCAACCCCTGTGAGCCGATGTTTCAGGCTCTCCAGCTCCCAGGAACGGCGCTTCACTCTGGTGTCCAGCTCCGCGAGCAGCTCCCGGGATACTGGGTCGTGGCGAATGCGCTGCGGAGCGATTCGGTCCGCAAGGTCCAGATGCCGCACCGCGTCGCCGTCGCGCGCGCCCTCGGCCTGCGCGTAGGCACGTGCCAGGTCGAAGTGCAGGGCCGCTTTCCGGTCAGCCGTGACCAGATTCGCGTCATAGCCTGGAGTTCGGGCGATCGTCTCGGCGCGCTCGGTGCCTTGCCCGAGCTCGACCGCGACCGACAACGACCACGCCTGTACGTTGGCCGGGCCGAAGGTGAACTGGAGCGCATTGCGCTCACCGGTACGTTCGGCCAGCTCGGCCGCCGCCTGGAGATGGGTAGCGGCCCGGTCGGCGTCATGGTCTTTGGCGGCCATCTGCGCCGACGACAGATGCAGCATGCCCGCAGCCTCGGCCGGACCTGTGTACTTGGCTTCTGGATCGACATACTCCACTTCCGCAAGCGCCGTACTGGCGACCCGTTGCGCCCTGTGTCGTGCGCCGAGCCGACTCAGGGCGCCTGTGCCTGTCATCGCTGCGAACGCCGACAGCGCCGGGTCATCTAGCCGCCGTGCGGCATCCTGCGCGCGCCTGGCAGCCGTCACCGCTAGGTCGTAGTTGCCAAGCGACCGCGCATTCCCCGCGGCGACGAAGCACGCCTCGACCAAAGCGGCGAGCGCGGCCCGCCGAGTGTCGGGCTCGCCGGTCACCGCGTGCACGTGAAGTTCGGTCAGTAGGTCGCCGAGGTCGTATCCAGCCAGGGAGTAGAGTGAATTCGCCGAGTGCTCGTTCGACACGCGCGCCAAGCGGGCGAGTTGCTCGACCGGTCGCGCGGGCACGTCCGGCACGTCCTCTAGCGTAGCGTCGTACAACGCTACCGAGATCGGCGGCAATGTGGCCAGCGCTTCTGCGCTTACTCGGTCACCGGGCAAATAGGGCTGTCCGGTGAGGTCGATCACCGCGCAACCGAGCGCATTGGCCAGATCTTCGAGCAGGCCGCGCCGCTCGAAACGGCGTTCGCCGCGCTCCAGTAAGGATAGGTACGCCTTCGAGATACCGGCCAACCCGGCCGCAGTGTCGAGACTCAAGCCCCGCCGACGACGGATCGCCCGGACGCGCTGGCCGATCTCGGTTGGTTCTCCATGTGAGCGTGCCGGCACGAGCAACCTCTTCGCGGAATCGCCCTCCTCGCGTGCCCCGGCCCGTCGACCGGGGCGTTCCTCCGCGAAGAGGTGCACCACCAGGGTAGCCACTACCCGATCGGGTGAACACGGTCAGGCTAGCTGTTCTGGCAGTAGGAGTCGGCGAGCGCGTTGGCCACAGCTTGCGCATTCTCTGCGATCCACCGCTGTGCCGTGTACTCATAGTGTCCGTTGAGTGGCGTAAGGAGGTGAGCGGCGACCATCGGTTCGTCGTACTTGATCTTGAGGCACACGTCTTCTGCGATCAATTCAGCCTGGCGGACCGCAGTTGACTTCAGCGGAGGCGTGACCCCTTGGACTTCGAGGAAGCGCAGAAAGAGATCAGCGGCGTCGCGTGATGTTGTTGGCTGGGTCGTGGTTGATACGGCGGGCGTTGCCGGAGATGGCGTGGTCTCGTCGGTTCCGCACCCCCCGAGAAGGATGGCAAGCGCCACGGCCGCGATGAGCCGCATGGATGGACCTCCGGTCCCGGGCAATTTGGTGGATTGGCTGTGTTGTTGAGCCTTGCCATAAACTTCGTCGCGTGATCGGAACTGGCGAAGCTAGGATGCGTTGAATGAAACGCAGCAAGATCACCGTCTCAGCGGCGGTCTGAGGCTGGACTGCCACGGCGGGCCGGCCAGCGGAAGCGCCGTGGTGATGTGCTGAGGCATTGGTCCTCCTGGTTGGTCGTGAGTATTCGGGGGATCGGCTTTGTCGCGCTTGATCGTTACCGCTGATGGGTGGTTGTTGCGGAGTTGTCACCAGACGGCGCCAGGCGCGGTGGATCACGACTCGGCTCCGCTGACCTGTTCGAGGAGAGCTTGATGCGCCGCACTGCGGGTGGTGTCAAGACCGCTGTTTCAGCGGGTGGCAGTGTCGCTGTCTTCGCGCCAGCACGCCCACCACTCCCGGCCGCCGTACCGTTACCCGTTCCGCTCACGGTCGTCGTCGACCCACCCGATCCATTGGTTGTCGACATAGGACGACGTGCTTACGAAGACCAAGCTTGGGTGCTGGTTGTGGCATGGAACGAACATGGGTATCTCTCAGGTGTAGGCCCCTTTGGCCCCATGTTTGCCCCATGCTCGTGTTGAGCTAGATCATCGCGAGCTACCGGTTCGAGCTGGTGGCGATGAACCTGCCGAGGTCGCGACCCTGCTGCTGGCGGCTGGGCTCGTGCACGTACATCATGTGGCCCGCCGGGTAGTAGGCCGTCTCCACGTTCTCCCGCAACTCGGCGGGAATCCTCAGGTTCGCGAGCACGTGCTCGGCCGCGTAGTACGGCGTGGCGCCGTCGTAGTGGCCGAGGGCCACGTGCACCTTCAGGTGCGGGTTGGCCCGCATCGCCGAACTGAGGTCGTCCACGACGGACACCGGTCGCCCGGTGTAGTCGGCGTACGCCCACGCCTTGTTCACGTCCACCGACAGGATCTGGTACGGCAGGTCGTTGGCGTAGCCCAGCTCGGCCCGCACGTAGTGGTTGAACGCCGCCGAGTAGGCGCCGACGATCCGGGAGATCGACGCGTCGTCGCTCATCAGCTCCCTGCCGCCGTCCGGCTCCCAGGTGGTGAACCGGCCGTCCATCCGGCCGGTGACCAGCCCGCGCTCCCGCAGCAACTCGG
Proteins encoded in this region:
- a CDS encoding lytic transglycosylase domain-containing protein, with the protein product MRVNRVPEVAVGAIRRFAVRHKVATAMLGGTLAVLPAFAAGGGTANWANTASTEHSANLALVGGYDPGISRVGVDGSLPEQPDPETLPAYELPSGPLGIPGSALKAYRNAADMVGVEQPGCRIDWALIASIGRIESNHARGGYVDGDGNTLEPILGPVLNGVGPVAAIADTDGGRYDGDAVWDRAVGPTQFIPSTWRGYAADGNGDGVSDPNNIYDATVATGRYLCSGGLDMAVDGELRAAVFRYNNSRTYVNTVVLWAEAYRQGVTPTPDSEVPVGAPEVNSTTPAPGAVPPPPTPAPDLPGSTGRPNPPTGTGDNQLPGESSSRTATTTSQDPPTCETTTTTTTTTTTTTTSTTTNPDCEGDDDPEDDPSGEVTGTSTD
- a CDS encoding Ppx/GppA phosphatase family protein, producing the protein MPRVAAIDCGTNSIRLLVAELTIRQNGTVDLRDLHREMRIVRLGQGVDATGRLAPEALERTRAALVGYAAVARREGAEQVRMVATSATRDASNRDEFFAMTREVLGVEAEVITGDEEARLSFTGAVGEQDPGDGPFLVVDVGGGSTELVLGTWDGRQAEVSAARSVDIGCVRITERALRTDPPTDAEVAAARELAAEILAKAYDMVDVARAATWIGVAGTITTLSAVAQELPEYDSGRTHRSRLSRADIDGVAGKLLGVDHETRAANPVIHPGRVDVIGGGAVIVQVLAEQFAERGGPADLVVSEHDILDGIALSLA
- a CDS encoding S8 family peptidase produces the protein MRRSKLFLAALAVPLVGGITAVAAPTAAAQPQLAGPATEFTVLAAEGQSVGAAEQAVREAGGTVLRSNTAVGLITATAPASGFAERMAAAPEVFGAAQARPIGKAPTKKAAPDPDKVEKEHHRAAPGHARSGRKPAEPVGTDPLDDKLWGLKSTRSDLARNKQPGDRRVKVGVIDTGVDGSHPDIAPNFDAAASRNFTRDIPADENGTEVDGPCEFRGCVDPADHDGNGHGTHVAGTIAAAADGFGVSGVAPKVSLVNIRAGQDSGYFFLQPAVDAITYAGDAGIDVVNMSFYIDPWLYNCTSNPADTPEQQRAQRTTIAAVNRALGYAHRKGVTLVASLGNSHIDLGDPPPDSSSPNFPAGNEHDRDIDNDSCVTLPIEGSHVLGVGSFGPSQAKADYSNYGEEQISVSAPGGYYRDFFGTDWFRTNENLILSAYPRNIAVAEGAVDEDGNVTPEGEELGVQKATAPDGRVGYYQYLQGTSMASPHASGVAALIVSEYGKWRRGGFGLAPNAVQRVLEGTAAEIPCPVPRTVDYLDEGRDESYTATCTGNPEFNGFYGNGAVDAYSAVTRGARYLR
- a CDS encoding helix-turn-helix domain-containing protein, which translates into the protein MATLVVHLFAEERPGRRAGAREEGDSAKRLLVPARSHGEPTEIGQRVRAIRRRRGLSLDTAAGLAGISKAYLSLLERGERRFERRGLLEDLANALGCAVIDLTGQPYLPGDRVSAEALATLPPISVALYDATLEDVPDVPARPVEQLARLARVSNEHSANSLYSLAGYDLGDLLTELHVHAVTGEPDTRRAALAALVEACFVAAGNARSLGNYDLAVTAARRAQDAARRLDDPALSAFAAMTGTGALSRLGARHRAQRVASTALAEVEYVDPEAKYTGPAEAAGMLHLSSAQMAAKDHDADRAATHLQAAAELAERTGERNALQFTFGPANVQAWSLSVAVELGQGTERAETIARTPGYDANLVTADRKAALHFDLARAYAQAEGARDGDAVRHLDLADRIAPQRIRHDPVSRELLAELDTRVKRRSWELESLKHRLTGVDSL